A window of Esox lucius isolate fEsoLuc1 chromosome 18, fEsoLuc1.pri, whole genome shotgun sequence contains these coding sequences:
- the si:ch211-63o20.7 gene encoding serine/threonine-protein kinase pdik1l, which produces MEELYTLAREVGRGSYGVVFEGHMAKTGQRVAIKRLPCISPECIELYLQELWVMRATAKNNPNVIALHDCLLQTGSRTLEPLRSGRLPLDLVESALKGIVVCTESQTGQEDRTRSDTHLSRRKKNRTDLGGLFGSRTKSRLRTKSESDVFRCERQEITNSGLSRSKINERTHSEISKTPMRTNSGLSRLRKRPEAGLQGEEENRVPRRCCALWLVMEYCDGGDLNHYLLSRPPDSQRNNSVVQQLSSAIAFLHRLRIVHRDLKPDNVLVSLAPSGPLVKVADFGLSKMCVVGGLGARGDDSLTRQHFSSTCGSDFYMAPEVWGGLSYTAQADIFSLGVMFWAVLERITFLEEGSTEEQLGAYVCRGRWLMPLGEALWENPDLQVSVPMKARRAPPLPPPPGQALCTLLLDMLASDPDARPTAAQLECRVRVAMEEDAAQ; this is translated from the exons ATGGAGGAGTTGTACACCCTCGCGAGGGAGGTGGGACGGGGCAGTTACGGGGTGGTCTTTGAGGGCCACATGGCCAAGACAGGTCAGCGTGTGGCCATCAAACGTCTGCCCTGCATCAGCCCTGAATGCATTGAGCTCTACCTTCAAGAGCTGTGGGTCATGAGAGCCACGGCCAAGAACAACCCCAACGTGATTGCCCTCCACGACTGCCTGCTGCAGACCGGGTCCAGGACGTTGGAGCCCCTGCGGTCGGGCAGGCTTCCCCTGGACCTGGTGGAGAGCGCCCTGAAGGGCATTGTGGTATGCACCGAGTCCCAGACAGGGCAGGAGGACAGGACCCGGTCGGACACCCACCTGTCtaggaggaaaaaaaacaggacTGACCTGGGTGGTCTCTTCGGGTCCAGGACCAAGAGTAGGTTGAGGACTAAATCTGAGTCTGACGTCTTCAGGTGTGAACGTCAGGAAATTACTAACTCAGGTCTATCCAGGTCTAAAATCAATGAGAGAACTCACTCGGAGATATCAAAAACCCCAATGAGGACGAATTCTGGCCTCTCCCGGCTCAGGAAGAGGCCAGAGGCCGGGCtccagggggaggaggagaaccgTGTTCCCCGGCGCTGCTGCGCCCTGTGGCTGGTGATGGAGTACTGTGACGGGGGGGATTTGAACCACTACCTGCTGTCCCGACCTCCTGACAGCCAGAGGAACAACAGCGTGGTCCAGCAGCTGAGCTCAGCCATCGCCTTCCTGCACCGCCTCCGCATCGTTCACAGAGACCTGAAGCCAGACAACGTCCTGGTCTCACTGGCCCCCAGTGGGCCCCTGGTCaag GTGGCTGACTTCGGCCTGAGTAAGATGTGTGTTGTGGGGGGTCTTGGGGCAAGAGGGGATGACAGTCTGACCCGGCAGCACTTCTCCTCCACGTGTGGCTCTGACTTCTACATGGCTCCAGAGGTATGGGGCGGCCTCAGCTATACTGCTCAGGCGGATATCTTCTCTCTGGGGGTGATGTTTTGGGCTGTCCTGGAGAGAATCACTTTCCTGGAGGAGGGTTCCACAGAGGAACAACTTG GTGCGTACGTGTGCAGAGGCCGCTGGCTGATGCCCCTGGGCGAGGCCCTGTGGGAGAACCCCGACCTGCAGGTGTCTGTCCCCATGAAGGCCCGCCGGGCCCCGCCTCTACCGCCCCCCCCCGGCCAGGCCCTCTGCACCCTCCTGCTGGACATGTTGGCCTCTGACCCCGACGCCCGTCCCACCGCCGCGCAGCTTGAGTGCCGGGTCCGCGTCGCCATGGAGGAGGATGCGGCGCAGTGA